In Gordonia phthalatica, one genomic interval encodes:
- a CDS encoding diacylglycerol/lipid kinase family protein, protein MRVMLITNPFATFTTPEGRDALANTLDSRFKVDVEHTTHRGHAGELGARAAEEGYDAVVVHGGDGSVNEAANGIIGSPDAPRRDPSNLPALGVVPGGSANVFARALGIDRDPLTATAQLMTLLDQGSRRSISLGHTLNRWFLFNAGMGMDAIVVRRMEELRAKGRKATAGRYFRTTVGSFFKPSVVNPHFTVEVPDHAPIEGVKFGFVSNTGPWTYLGTREIRTNPGTDFEHGLGIFAATSVSVPRNIVLGGKLLSGSEPKAAHLYRDDDVEWVRFSSPEPADVQMDGDYLGLYQDLEFGYRRAVLDVAAPPKAH, encoded by the coding sequence GTGCGCGTCATGCTCATCACCAATCCGTTCGCCACCTTCACCACGCCTGAAGGTCGTGACGCGCTGGCCAATACCCTCGACTCCCGTTTCAAAGTGGACGTGGAGCACACGACGCACCGCGGTCACGCGGGCGAACTCGGTGCCCGCGCCGCCGAGGAGGGATACGACGCCGTGGTGGTCCACGGCGGAGACGGCTCGGTGAACGAGGCCGCGAACGGCATCATCGGCAGCCCGGACGCGCCGCGCCGCGATCCGTCGAATCTGCCCGCGCTCGGCGTGGTGCCGGGCGGCAGCGCGAACGTCTTCGCCCGCGCCCTGGGCATCGACCGCGATCCCCTCACCGCGACCGCCCAGTTGATGACGCTGCTCGACCAGGGTTCACGACGCTCCATCAGCCTGGGTCACACACTGAACCGCTGGTTCCTGTTCAACGCAGGCATGGGCATGGACGCCATCGTGGTGCGCCGCATGGAGGAACTCCGCGCCAAGGGCCGCAAGGCCACGGCGGGCCGCTACTTCCGGACCACGGTCGGCTCGTTCTTCAAGCCCTCGGTCGTGAACCCGCACTTCACCGTCGAGGTCCCCGACCACGCGCCCATCGAGGGCGTCAAGTTCGGCTTCGTCAGCAACACCGGCCCGTGGACATACCTCGGAACCCGGGAGATCCGGACCAATCCGGGCACCGACTTCGAGCACGGCCTCGGCATCTTCGCCGCCACCTCGGTCTCGGTTCCGCGGAACATCGTGCTCGGCGGCAAGCTGCTGTCGGGTTCGGAGCCGAAGGCCGCGCATCTCTACCGAGACGACGATGTGGAGTGGGTGCGTTTCAGTTCCCCGGAGCCCGCCGACGTGCAGATGGACGGCGACTACCTGGGGCTTTACCAGGATCTGGAGTTCGGTTACCGCCGCGCAGTGCTCGACGTCGCGGCACCCCCGAAGGCTCATTAA
- the rsrA gene encoding mycothiol system anti-sigma-R factor, with protein sequence MKPGDSEFENLDCSAVLADIYLLLDNECDAGARARLESHVNGCPSCLEHYGVQQQLKALISRKCGGEHAPEGLRERLRVEIRRTVTVRQTTYRVDPE encoded by the coding sequence ATGAAACCGGGCGACAGCGAATTCGAGAACCTCGACTGTTCGGCGGTCCTCGCCGACATCTATCTCCTGCTCGACAACGAGTGCGACGCCGGTGCCCGTGCCCGGTTGGAGAGCCACGTGAACGGCTGCCCGTCGTGCCTGGAGCACTACGGAGTTCAGCAGCAGCTCAAAGCGCTGATCAGCCGCAAGTGCGGTGGCGAGCACGCGCCGGAGGGGCTGCGTGAGCGGTTGCGCGTCGAGATCCGTCGCACGGTCACGGTGCGGCAGACCACGTATCGCGTCGACCCCGAGTAG
- a CDS encoding VOC family protein, with the protein MEILSSRTLLISSDPAALTEFYRDRLGLAVAREYPGGTVFHAGAGFLEIPAHLSADAPAHAADILWLQVRDVAAVHRDLAAKDVRILAAPEIKPWGLIEMTIVDPDGRKLIVVEIPADHPLRRDVRK; encoded by the coding sequence ATGGAGATCCTCTCGAGCCGAACCCTGCTGATCTCGTCCGATCCCGCCGCCCTGACCGAGTTCTACCGCGACCGCCTCGGCCTGGCCGTGGCCCGCGAGTACCCGGGCGGGACCGTCTTCCACGCCGGCGCAGGCTTCCTGGAGATCCCCGCGCATCTCTCCGCCGACGCCCCCGCGCACGCCGCCGACATCCTGTGGCTCCAGGTTCGCGACGTCGCCGCCGTCCACCGGGACCTGGCGGCGAAGGACGTCCGGATCCTCGCCGCCCCGGAGATCAAGCCGTGGGGTCTGATCGAAATGACCATCGTCGACCCGGACGGCCGGAAGCTGATCGTCGTCGAGATCCCAGCCGACCATCCGCTGCGCCGTGACGTGCGGAAATGA
- a CDS encoding SOS response-associated peptidase, with protein sequence MCGRYAVTTDPAKLAAEIDAINEVPEETVRESYNVAPTTTVMTVVQRHEHGSPEDVAARRVRAMRWGLVPSWTKELGKGPLLFNARAETLAEKPAFRKSLPGKRCLIPMDGWFEWKPGPPGPNGKPTKIPFYMSPKDGTRLFMGGLWAAWRPPEARAAGDDSQWLSSTTIITTDAVGPLQDVHHRMPLIMPVEYWDAWLDPDHTVDPALLAPPDPVLAEAIEIREVTPLVNRVANNGPDLLEPAINMG encoded by the coding sequence ATGTGCGGGCGCTATGCAGTCACCACCGATCCGGCGAAGTTGGCCGCCGAGATCGACGCGATCAACGAGGTCCCCGAGGAGACGGTTCGGGAGTCGTACAATGTCGCACCGACGACCACCGTCATGACGGTCGTGCAGCGGCACGAGCACGGCAGCCCCGAGGACGTCGCCGCCCGCCGGGTCCGCGCGATGCGCTGGGGTCTGGTCCCGTCGTGGACCAAGGAGCTCGGCAAGGGTCCGCTGCTGTTCAACGCCCGCGCCGAGACCCTCGCGGAGAAGCCTGCCTTCCGGAAGTCCCTGCCGGGCAAACGCTGTCTGATCCCGATGGACGGCTGGTTCGAATGGAAGCCGGGCCCGCCCGGACCGAACGGCAAACCCACCAAGATCCCGTTCTACATGTCGCCGAAGGACGGCACCCGGCTCTTCATGGGCGGCCTGTGGGCGGCGTGGCGGCCGCCGGAGGCGCGGGCCGCGGGCGACGACTCGCAGTGGCTGTCGAGCACCACGATCATCACGACCGACGCGGTCGGACCGCTCCAGGACGTCCATCACCGGATGCCGTTGATCATGCCGGTCGAGTACTGGGACGCCTGGTTGGATCCCGATCACACCGTCGATCCGGCCCTCCTCGCCCCGCCGGACCCGGTCCTGGCGGAGGCGATCGAGATCCGCGAAGTGACCCCTTTAGTGAATCGCGTCGCAAACAATGGTCCAGACCTTCTGGAACCGGCAATTAACATGGGATAG
- a CDS encoding biotin/lipoyl-binding carrier protein — MAEDVVNEIVATVLEVSAEAGQRVETGDTLVLLESMKMEIPVLAEDPGVLAEVKVKVGDVIQAGDIIATYKQD, encoded by the coding sequence ATGGCGGAAGACGTGGTCAATGAAATCGTTGCGACTGTTCTCGAGGTCTCGGCAGAGGCAGGGCAGCGTGTCGAGACGGGTGACACCCTGGTGCTGCTCGAGTCGATGAAGATGGAGATCCCGGTGCTCGCCGAGGACCCGGGCGTGCTGGCCGAAGTGAAGGTCAAGGTCGGCGATGTGATCCAGGCCGGCGACATCATCGCCACCTACAAGCAGGACTAG
- a CDS encoding 50S ribosomal protein bL37 — protein MSKRGRKRRSRKKNAANHGKRPNA, from the coding sequence ATGAGCAAGCGCGGACGTAAGCGGCGCAGCCGCAAGAAGAACGCAGCCAACCACGGCAAGCGTCCTAACGCCTGA
- a CDS encoding NUDIX domain-containing protein, protein MAKVQTSAGILLYRRGAEGLEVLLVHPGGPFFARKDDGAWSIPKGLLDPDEDRLTAARREFAEETGHSAPGGDALELGEVRLKSGKRVVGFALEGDLDAASIVSNTFEMAWPPRSGRMQSFPEVDRGEWFPLDAARVKLNAAQVAFLDRLVPHVTSR, encoded by the coding sequence ATGGCGAAGGTTCAGACGAGTGCCGGGATTCTGCTGTATCGACGAGGAGCGGAGGGCCTGGAGGTCCTGCTGGTCCATCCCGGCGGCCCGTTCTTCGCGCGCAAGGACGACGGTGCGTGGTCCATTCCGAAGGGCCTGCTGGATCCGGACGAGGATCGTTTGACGGCCGCCCGACGCGAATTCGCCGAGGAGACGGGACATTCCGCTCCCGGCGGCGACGCCCTCGAGTTGGGGGAGGTGCGACTGAAGAGCGGCAAGCGCGTGGTGGGGTTCGCGCTGGAGGGTGACCTCGACGCGGCCTCCATCGTCAGCAACACCTTCGAGATGGCGTGGCCGCCGCGGTCGGGGAGGATGCAGTCGTTCCCGGAGGTCGACCGCGGCGAGTGGTTCCCGCTCGACGCCGCCCGCGTGAAGCTGAACGCCGCGCAGGTCGCGTTTCTCGATCGGCTCGTCCCCCACGTCACCTCACGCTGA
- a CDS encoding NADP-dependent oxidoreductase, translating into MAKKIIAAAYGDPTEVLEVADVRVPTPGRDQVVVQVRAAGLNPFDVKVVSGVMGRNSDKLPISPGAEAAGVVHAAGTDSGFVAGDEVVVYPATAALAEYVLSPAANVHFKPAGLGFAEAASLLLAGVTAVDTLATLRVSSDDVVLVHGGAGAVGSIVVTEALAAGATVIATASPRNHEHLRELGAIPVAYGVGLAAAIDEARGEQRITAVVDTVGTDEAIDVSLELVAPHRIVSIAAWGRVDDGIVIVDGSSEQSRHHRREAVEPLLADAAAGRIGVEIARTFSFDDAGEAFTELAGSHPRGKLVFEPK; encoded by the coding sequence ATGGCCAAGAAGATCATCGCCGCCGCATACGGGGACCCGACCGAGGTGCTGGAGGTCGCGGACGTCCGCGTCCCGACGCCCGGGCGCGACCAGGTGGTGGTGCAGGTCCGGGCCGCGGGCCTGAACCCGTTCGACGTGAAGGTGGTCAGCGGTGTGATGGGTCGGAACTCTGACAAGCTGCCGATCTCCCCCGGCGCCGAGGCCGCGGGCGTGGTGCACGCTGCGGGCACCGACTCGGGATTCGTCGCGGGCGACGAGGTGGTGGTCTATCCGGCGACGGCCGCCCTGGCCGAATACGTTCTCTCACCGGCCGCCAATGTCCACTTCAAGCCCGCGGGCCTCGGTTTTGCGGAGGCCGCATCCCTGCTGCTGGCGGGCGTCACCGCCGTCGACACCCTGGCGACGCTGCGCGTCTCGAGCGACGACGTGGTGCTGGTGCACGGCGGCGCTGGTGCCGTCGGGTCGATCGTCGTCACCGAGGCGCTGGCCGCCGGTGCCACCGTGATCGCGACGGCTTCACCGCGCAACCACGAGCATCTGCGTGAGCTCGGCGCGATCCCCGTCGCGTACGGCGTGGGTCTCGCGGCGGCGATCGACGAGGCACGCGGAGAGCAGCGGATCACTGCGGTCGTCGACACGGTCGGCACCGACGAGGCGATCGACGTCTCCCTGGAACTGGTCGCACCGCACCGGATCGTCAGCATCGCCGCGTGGGGTCGCGTCGACGACGGCATCGTGATCGTCGACGGCAGCAGCGAGCAGAGCCGGCATCACCGTCGCGAGGCCGTCGAGCCGTTGCTGGCCGACGCCGCCGCCGGTCGGATCGGTGTGGAGATCGCCCGCACGTTCTCCTTCGACGATGCGGGTGAGGCCTTCACCGAGCTCGCCGGTTCGCATCCGCGCGGCAAGCTGGTCTTCGAGCCGAAGTAG
- a CDS encoding DUF5313 family protein — protein sequence MSADRPGLFQKTGYLLGRPLPESMREWVKEDLTGPGHVRRYFIRGIIPVIPLFIIFLLIPGTPYMRVGMIVLLLIPFLYFQIALSSVYRKHLLVNNGLDPKLLNKVQIQRADAARDEYNARHGR from the coding sequence ATGAGTGCAGATCGCCCTGGACTGTTCCAGAAAACCGGTTACCTTCTCGGCCGCCCGCTGCCCGAGTCGATGCGTGAGTGGGTCAAGGAGGACCTGACCGGCCCCGGTCATGTCCGCCGCTACTTCATCCGCGGCATCATCCCGGTGATCCCCCTGTTCATCATCTTCCTGCTGATCCCCGGTACCCCGTACATGCGGGTCGGCATGATCGTGCTGCTGCTGATCCCGTTCCTGTACTTCCAGATCGCACTGAGCAGCGTGTACCGCAAGCACCTGCTGGTGAATAACGGATTGGATCCCAAGCTCCTCAACAAGGTGCAGATCCAGCGCGCCGACGCGGCACGCGACGAGTACAACGCCCGCCACGGCAGGTAG
- a CDS encoding sensor histidine kinase: MATLTDLLAEHTTLSAPAAEHLQRLVAEWQLLADLSFADYLLAVPGTSGAIVYVAQVRPNTASTVFPRDEVGHRVDQPASVQGANPLMAAALRSGVIEREGIASRFGNFLIERVAVPVSFDGQVIAVLGRAGDASDPRPPSPLESAYRDASEALCRMVVEGTFPLDEANTLGLSTPRAGDGFIRIAAGGAVSFASPNALSAVHRMGWTTDLGGSQVAEVLAALLTDPFESADAGAMIAAAAGTTGDGALPPPDMALRMELDARRATVLLRTVPLRSAGQSRGAILLIRDVTEVRRRDLALISKDATIREIHHRVKNNLQSVSALLRLQARRSGNADTIAALNEAVRRVSSIALVHEMLSGSVDEEVDLDAVVDRLASSLVDVWLPDGGTRVTVRRDSRLGVLPADLAMPLVMVLTEVIQNSIEHGFTPGQEGAEIVIGAQRDVRDLRVTVTDNGQGLPAGFDLSTSNHLGLQIVNTLVSNDLDGTIALVEAPSGVGTLAQVDIPLR; encoded by the coding sequence ATGGCGACCCTGACCGATCTGCTCGCCGAGCACACCACCCTGTCGGCGCCCGCTGCCGAACACCTGCAGCGGCTGGTGGCAGAGTGGCAACTCCTCGCCGACCTGTCGTTCGCGGACTACCTGCTGGCGGTCCCGGGCACCTCGGGCGCCATCGTCTACGTGGCTCAGGTGCGGCCGAACACGGCGTCGACGGTGTTCCCGCGCGACGAGGTGGGGCACCGCGTCGATCAGCCTGCCAGCGTGCAGGGAGCGAACCCGCTGATGGCGGCGGCCCTGAGGTCCGGCGTCATCGAACGCGAGGGTATCGCGAGCCGATTCGGCAATTTCCTGATCGAGCGCGTCGCTGTGCCCGTGTCGTTCGACGGGCAGGTGATCGCGGTCCTCGGACGTGCGGGCGACGCCTCCGATCCGCGGCCGCCGTCCCCACTGGAATCGGCCTATCGAGACGCCTCGGAGGCGCTCTGCCGCATGGTGGTGGAGGGGACCTTCCCGCTCGACGAGGCCAACACCCTCGGGCTGTCCACACCGCGTGCCGGTGACGGCTTCATCCGCATCGCGGCCGGCGGTGCCGTGTCCTTCGCGAGTCCGAACGCCCTGTCCGCCGTGCACCGCATGGGGTGGACCACCGACCTGGGCGGCTCACAGGTCGCCGAGGTGCTGGCAGCCCTGCTGACCGATCCCTTCGAGTCCGCAGACGCCGGCGCCATGATCGCGGCTGCGGCAGGAACCACCGGTGACGGCGCACTGCCTCCGCCGGACATGGCGCTGCGCATGGAGCTCGACGCGCGCCGCGCCACGGTGCTGTTGCGCACCGTGCCGCTGCGGTCGGCGGGGCAGTCCCGCGGCGCCATCCTGCTGATCCGCGACGTGACCGAGGTACGTCGCCGCGACCTCGCGCTCATCAGCAAGGACGCGACGATCCGGGAGATCCACCACCGCGTCAAGAACAACCTCCAGAGCGTCTCCGCGCTCCTGAGGCTCCAGGCTCGACGGTCGGGCAACGCCGACACCATCGCGGCGCTCAACGAGGCCGTGCGTCGGGTCTCGTCCATCGCCCTGGTGCACGAGATGCTCTCGGGCAGCGTCGACGAGGAGGTGGACCTCGACGCGGTCGTCGACCGACTGGCGTCGTCGCTCGTGGACGTGTGGCTGCCCGACGGCGGCACCCGCGTCACCGTGCGCCGCGACAGCAGGCTGGGCGTGCTGCCCGCCGACCTCGCGATGCCGCTGGTGATGGTGCTGACCGAGGTCATCCAGAACTCCATCGAGCACGGCTTCACGCCCGGGCAGGAGGGCGCCGAGATCGTGATCGGCGCTCAGCGCGACGTCCGCGACCTGCGGGTCACGGTCACCGACAACGGGCAGGGGCTGCCCGCGGGCTTCGACCTGAGCACGTCGAATCATCTCGGGCTGCAGATCGTCAACACCCTGGTGTCCAACGACCTCGACGGGACCATCGCCCTGGTGGAGGCGCCGAGCGGTGTCGGCACCCTGGCGCAGGTCGACATCCCGCTGCGCTGA
- a CDS encoding sigma-70 family RNA polymerase sigma factor gives MPTATLVRGATVTGRPAGVRSPGQALDLVEHISSEGKFVSSESPGPTETPEQLTERFERDALPLLDQMYGAALRMTRNPADAEDLVQETYIKAFSAFASFREGTNLKAWLYRILTNTYINSYRKKQRQPAQYPTDEITDWQLAATAEHTSTGLKSAEIEALEGLPDDEIKEALGKLPEDFRMAVYYADVEGLPYKEIAEIMNTPIGTVMSRLHRGRRQLRDLLADVARERGFGRTSEVAK, from the coding sequence GTGCCCACAGCAACGCTGGTTCGCGGTGCGACCGTGACGGGTCGACCGGCGGGCGTCCGCAGTCCGGGTCAGGCACTAGACTTGGTGGAGCACATTTCCAGCGAAGGGAAGTTCGTGTCCTCTGAGAGTCCAGGCCCCACCGAGACCCCCGAGCAGCTCACTGAGCGCTTCGAGCGGGATGCACTGCCGCTCCTCGACCAGATGTACGGCGCCGCCCTCCGCATGACGCGGAATCCGGCCGACGCGGAGGATCTGGTGCAGGAGACGTACATCAAGGCGTTCTCGGCATTCGCGTCGTTCCGCGAGGGCACCAACCTCAAGGCGTGGCTGTACCGGATCCTGACCAACACCTACATCAACTCGTACCGGAAGAAGCAGCGACAGCCTGCGCAGTATCCGACCGACGAGATCACCGACTGGCAGCTCGCGGCGACCGCCGAGCACACGTCGACGGGTCTCAAGTCGGCCGAGATCGAGGCCCTCGAGGGCCTGCCGGACGATGAGATCAAGGAGGCGCTGGGCAAGCTGCCGGAGGATTTCCGCATGGCTGTCTACTACGCCGACGTCGAAGGACTGCCGTACAAGGAGATCGCCGAAATCATGAACACACCGATCGGCACCGTCATGTCGCGTCTGCATCGCGGGCGCCGCCAGCTCCGCGACCTGCTGGCCGACGTCGCCCGCGAGCGCGGCTTCGGCCGCACCTCCGAGGTGGCGAAATGA
- a CDS encoding WhiB family transcriptional regulator, giving the protein MDWRHKAICRDEDPELFFPVGTSGPAIAQVADAKLVCQRCPVTAECLSWALETGQDAGVWGGMSEDERRALKRRNARTRARSAV; this is encoded by the coding sequence ATGGATTGGCGCCATAAGGCCATCTGCCGTGACGAGGACCCGGAACTGTTCTTCCCGGTCGGTACGTCCGGCCCTGCCATCGCGCAGGTCGCCGACGCCAAGCTGGTCTGCCAGCGCTGCCCCGTGACGGCCGAGTGCCTGTCGTGGGCCCTCGAGACCGGTCAGGACGCCGGCGTGTGGGGCGGTATGAGCGAGGACGAGCGTCGCGCGCTCAAGCGTCGCAATGCCCGGACCCGCGCCCGCAGCGCCGTCTGA
- a CDS encoding aminotransferase class I/II-fold pyridoxal phosphate-dependent enzyme — MKFSQRAEAVTPFYAMEFGKHAAALEASGVHVVKLNIGEPDFGAPPAFLREVQRISDGRSLAYTGALGLDELRAAIANFTADKFGAEVAPERVVVTTGASAALLLSCAALIDPGDEVLVADPSYPCNRRFAESFGGRVRLLETTPASRFQLDAAGVADAWSDDTRGVMVATPSNPTGTSLPYDELVDLCDVVADRGGWRIVDEIYLGLADDGPDGPPRSIAAVDPGAIVINSFSKYFGMTGWRLGWAIVPEEMIPVAERLAQNYYICPPTPSQIAALTCFESETLAVAEDRRAQFRHRRKLVLDGLQRIGLDVPVAPDGAFYVYVDVSGTGLTSTEFCETALQQAHVALTPGKDFGTAGAEQFVRLSYAASEEDLTLAIDRLGELLDRI; from the coding sequence ATGAAGTTCTCGCAACGCGCCGAAGCGGTGACGCCGTTCTACGCCATGGAGTTCGGCAAGCACGCGGCCGCGCTCGAAGCATCCGGCGTGCACGTGGTGAAGCTGAACATCGGTGAGCCCGACTTCGGCGCCCCGCCGGCCTTCCTTCGCGAGGTGCAGCGGATCAGCGACGGACGGTCGCTCGCCTACACCGGCGCGCTCGGCCTCGACGAGTTGCGTGCCGCGATCGCGAATTTCACCGCCGACAAGTTCGGTGCGGAGGTGGCGCCCGAGCGCGTCGTCGTCACGACCGGCGCTTCGGCAGCACTGCTGCTCTCCTGCGCCGCACTGATCGATCCGGGCGACGAGGTCCTCGTCGCCGACCCGTCGTACCCGTGCAACCGCCGCTTCGCCGAGAGCTTCGGCGGCCGCGTGCGACTGCTCGAGACCACCCCGGCGTCGCGGTTCCAACTCGACGCCGCCGGCGTCGCCGACGCGTGGTCGGACGACACCCGCGGCGTGATGGTCGCGACGCCGTCGAATCCCACCGGCACTTCGCTGCCGTACGACGAGCTCGTCGACCTGTGCGACGTCGTCGCCGACCGCGGCGGCTGGCGCATTGTCGACGAGATCTACCTCGGCCTGGCCGACGACGGTCCGGACGGGCCGCCGCGCAGTATCGCCGCCGTCGATCCCGGCGCCATCGTCATCAACAGCTTCTCCAAATACTTCGGCATGACCGGGTGGCGCCTCGGCTGGGCGATCGTCCCCGAGGAGATGATCCCGGTGGCCGAGCGGCTGGCGCAGAACTACTACATCTGCCCGCCGACGCCGTCGCAGATCGCAGCGCTCACCTGCTTCGAGTCGGAGACGCTCGCCGTCGCCGAGGACCGTCGCGCACAGTTCCGACACCGCCGAAAGCTGGTGCTCGACGGCCTGCAGCGGATCGGCCTCGACGTCCCGGTGGCACCGGACGGCGCCTTCTACGTCTACGTGGACGTCAGCGGGACCGGTCTGACGTCCACCGAGTTCTGCGAGACCGCACTGCAGCAGGCGCACGTCGCACTCACCCCGGGGAAGGACTTCGGGACGGCCGGCGCCGAGCAGTTCGTCCGCCTCAGTTACGCCGCGTCCGAGGAAGACCTGACCCTCGCGATCGATCGACTCGGAGAGCTCCTCGACCGGATCTGA
- a CDS encoding flavin-containing monooxygenase, whose translation MSDRQLDHEAVIVGAGFGGMGAAIEFTRLGIEDFLILEREDDLGGTWHVNHYPGLAVDIASVTYSYSFEPNPYWSRLFAPGAELKQYAGHIADKYDLRRRMEFGVIVERAEWDDDGEFWTVRARGGREITARYLVTATGFLSQPYTPNFPGIDTFAGDIIHTTDWRDGYDFGGRRAAVIGTGATAVQLIPEIARRARSLTVFQRTAIWVVPKVDFPIPRPVQRLFAAVPLAQKAARVVNTSMLEALMVTGVLHYKQAKPGNQLAALLAKAHMRLQVRDKQTRKDLTPDYDFGCKRPTFSNTYFRVFNQQNVALETGTIDHIDADGIVTEDGTKVLADTLVLATGFNLWDVNFPAFQIIGRDGRDLGKWWRDGRFQAYEGITVPKFPNFLTLNSPYSYSGLSYFTTIEGQMKHIGRLFGEMRRRGTQRFEVTEKANAEFLDRATKNLASSVFYAGNCATSRSYYFNQHGEATLLRPNSTLSTLREQGSFPLEDYEYA comes from the coding sequence ATGAGCGATCGGCAGTTGGACCACGAAGCGGTGATCGTCGGCGCGGGCTTCGGCGGCATGGGTGCGGCGATCGAGTTCACCCGGCTCGGGATCGAGGACTTCCTGATCCTCGAACGCGAGGACGACCTGGGCGGCACCTGGCACGTCAACCACTACCCGGGCCTCGCTGTCGACATCGCGTCGGTCACCTACTCGTACTCCTTCGAACCGAACCCGTACTGGTCCCGACTGTTCGCGCCCGGCGCCGAGCTGAAGCAGTACGCCGGCCACATCGCCGACAAGTACGACCTCCGCAGGCGCATGGAGTTCGGCGTCATCGTCGAACGCGCGGAATGGGATGACGACGGCGAGTTCTGGACGGTCCGCGCCCGCGGCGGCCGGGAGATCACCGCGCGCTACCTGGTCACCGCGACCGGCTTCCTGTCCCAGCCGTACACGCCGAACTTCCCGGGCATCGACACCTTCGCCGGCGACATCATCCACACCACCGACTGGCGCGACGGCTACGACTTCGGCGGACGTCGGGCCGCGGTCATCGGCACCGGCGCGACAGCGGTCCAGCTGATTCCCGAGATCGCGCGGCGTGCGCGGTCGCTGACGGTGTTCCAGCGGACCGCGATCTGGGTGGTGCCCAAGGTGGACTTCCCGATCCCGCGACCGGTGCAGCGGCTGTTCGCGGCCGTGCCGCTGGCACAGAAGGCCGCGCGAGTGGTCAACACCTCGATGCTGGAGGCGCTGATGGTGACCGGCGTCCTGCACTACAAGCAGGCCAAGCCCGGCAACCAGTTGGCGGCGCTGCTCGCCAAGGCGCACATGCGGCTGCAGGTGCGCGACAAGCAGACCCGCAAGGACCTAACCCCGGACTACGACTTCGGCTGCAAGCGACCCACGTTCTCGAACACGTACTTCCGGGTCTTCAATCAGCAGAACGTGGCACTGGAGACCGGGACCATCGACCACATCGACGCCGACGGGATCGTCACCGAGGACGGCACCAAGGTCCTCGCGGACACCCTCGTGCTCGCCACCGGCTTCAACCTGTGGGACGTCAACTTCCCGGCCTTCCAAATCATCGGGCGCGACGGCCGCGACCTGGGGAAGTGGTGGCGCGACGGTCGGTTCCAGGCCTACGAGGGCATCACCGTGCCCAAGTTCCCGAACTTCCTGACGTTGAACAGCCCGTATTCGTACAGCGGGCTGTCGTACTTCACCACCATCGAAGGGCAGATGAAGCACATCGGCCGGCTGTTCGGCGAGATGCGCCGTCGCGGCACCCAGCGGTTCGAAGTCACCGAGAAGGCGAACGCCGAGTTCCTCGATCGGGCCACGAAGAACTTGGCGTCGTCGGTCTTCTACGCGGGCAACTGTGCGACGTCGCGCAGCTACTACTTCAACCAGCACGGAGAGGCGACGCTGCTGCGTCCCAACTCCACCCTGTCCACGCTGCGAGAGCAGGGGAGCTTCCCGCTCGAGGACTACGAGTACGCGTAG